TGTATGATAACTTGTTTATTACCGCTAAAAAGATTATTTTCAAACATTATTTCCTCCTAAATTAAATAAATTAATAAAATTATTCTTATATATATTATTATACTATGAAATTTGTAAAATACAAACATAAAAATTTAAATATTACTTAACAGATGAAAAATTAGTCTTTATAAAGAGTAAAATAAACTCTTTTAGGTATATATATATTGAATATTTTAGTTGAGTTGATTTTAATCCTTATAAATAAACAAGTTAAAAATAGTATAATTGTATAAGTTTAATAATTTTTTATAATTATATATTGAATAATGATGATTTTAGAGCAAAATATAATCATCATTATATTTTTAATATTAATTTAGAGTTAACAAAGTCAAATAAGAGTTAAAATTATATTAAATCAAAAAAAATTGGTGAAAAAATGCTATAATTTTTTTTTAAATACATGTTATAATTAATATATACTATAATTAGGAGGGAAAATGAATAAAAATATATTTATAGAAAAGCTTTTTCAGAGAGCTAAAGAACTTAAAATAGAAGAATTTGAAGTTTATTATATATCAGGGGAAAATACCTCATTAAAAATTTTCAATGGCAAGGTGGATTCTTTTTCAGACAATACAAATCAAGGAATTTCCTTTAGGGGAAAATTTCATGGGAAAATGGGTTATTCTTACAGTGAAAGTTTTGATGAAGAGGATGTAAACTTTTTAATTAATGAAGCTAAAGAGAATGCATCTATAATAGAAAATACAGATGAACAAATTATATTTGGTGAAAAATGTGACTATAGGGAAACAGAAACTTATAGTGAGGATTTAGATAATATTAAAATAGAAGAAATTAAAGAATTTCTATTTAAAATGGAAGATTATGTAAAATCCTTAGATAAGAGAATAAAAAATGTAAATAATTGTGCCTTTGTAATTGGAAAGGGAGAAAGAATAATAAAAAATTCCAAGGGAATAGATTTAAGGGATATTGGAAATTTCGCCTATACAGTTATTTCAGTTTCAGTTTCAGATGGTTCTAAAATTAAAACAGATTATGATTTTAAAATTGGAAAAAGATTTTCTGATTTTGATTATAAGAAGTTAGGGGATAAAGTTGTTAAAAAAGCTCTTTCTAAACTAGATGTTGTTAATGTATCTTTAAATAATAAACTATGTGTTATAGAAAATACAACCTTAGCATCTTTAATAGGAAGTATGCTTGGAAATTTTTATGCTGAATCAGTTCAAAAGGGAGTATCTAAATTAAAGGGGAAACTAAATGATACCATTGCAAATGAAAATGTAACTTTAATAGATGATCCATTTTTAAAGGATGGCTATTCTAACTCTTCCTTTGATGCTGAAGGTGTTCCCACAGAGTATAAAGAAATTATAAAAAATGGAGTACTAAAAACTTATTTATATAATTTGAAAACTGCAAAAAAAGATGGAGTAAAATCAACAGGAAATGCAAGTAAAAGTGGTTTCAAAGGTACTATAGGAACTTCATGCTATAATTTATATTTGAAAAATGGTGATGCTTCTCTTGAAAAATTGTTTGAAGAATTAGGTGAGGGAGTTTTTGTAACTAGTTTTGCAGGATTACATTCAGGATTAAATTCAATATCTGGAGATTTTTCATTGGCAGGGGAAGGGTTCTACATTAAAGATGGAAAATTAAGCAAAGCTTTGAATCAAATTACAATAGCTGGGAACTTCTATAATTTATTAGAGGATATAATTAAAATAGGAAATGATTTAAAATTTGATTCCTCTGGAATAGGTTGTCCATCTGTTTTAGTTAAAGGATTAAATATAGAAACTGATACTAAAAATTAAAAATAAAAATTAAAGGGGGCTGTTAAAAAACAGCCCCCTTTTGAGATTTTAAATATTTTATTCTCCTGAAGATATAACTCCCACAGGGCAAACTTCAACACAAGCTCCACAGTTAATACAAGTATCGCTAATTCTATATTTACCTTCTTCTGTAGCTGCTATAGCATCCACAGGACAAACTTCAGAACAAGCTCCACATCCAATACAACCTTCTTCGTCAATTATATGCATACACATCCTCCTAAACTTTAAAAGTGTAAAAAATATCAACCTATAGTAAACTAGTTTTGTTTATTCAAAAAATAATTTAATATCATCTTCAACAGTTCCAATTCCAGCTATTCCAAAAGTATCAACTAATACTTTAGCTACATTTGGTGATAGGAAAGCAGGTAATGTTGGTCCTAAATGAATATTTTTAACTCCTAAGTATAATAGAGCAAGTAATACTATAACAGCTTTTTGTTCATACCAAGCAATATTATATATAATAGGAAGTTCATTAATGTCTTCAAGTCCAAATACTTCTTTTAATTTTAGAGCTATTACTGCAAGGGAATAAGAATCGTTACATTGCCCAGCATCTAAGACTCTAGGAATTCCACCTATATCTCCTAAATCTAATTTATTATATCTATATTTAGCACAACCAGCAGTTAAGATAATAGTGTCTTTAGGAAGAGCCTTTGCAAATTCACTGTAGTAATCTCTAC
The window above is part of the Fusobacterium sp. IOR10 genome. Proteins encoded here:
- a CDS encoding TldD/PmbA family protein; this translates as MNKNIFIEKLFQRAKELKIEEFEVYYISGENTSLKIFNGKVDSFSDNTNQGISFRGKFHGKMGYSYSESFDEEDVNFLINEAKENASIIENTDEQIIFGEKCDYRETETYSEDLDNIKIEEIKEFLFKMEDYVKSLDKRIKNVNNCAFVIGKGERIIKNSKGIDLRDIGNFAYTVISVSVSDGSKIKTDYDFKIGKRFSDFDYKKLGDKVVKKALSKLDVVNVSLNNKLCVIENTTLASLIGSMLGNFYAESVQKGVSKLKGKLNDTIANENVTLIDDPFLKDGYSNSSFDAEGVPTEYKEIIKNGVLKTYLYNLKTAKKDGVKSTGNASKSGFKGTIGTSCYNLYLKNGDASLEKLFEELGEGVFVTSFAGLHSGLNSISGDFSLAGEGFYIKDGKLSKALNQITIAGNFYNLLEDIIKIGNDLKFDSSGIGCPSVLVKGLNIETDTKN
- a CDS encoding ATP-binding protein, with the protein product MHIIDEEGCIGCGACSEVCPVDAIAATEEGKYRISDTCINCGACVEVCPVGVISSGE